One genomic segment of Erythrolamprus reginae isolate rEryReg1 chromosome 2, rEryReg1.hap1, whole genome shotgun sequence includes these proteins:
- the FGF1 gene encoding LOW QUALITY PROTEIN: fibroblast growth factor 1 (The sequence of the model RefSeq protein was modified relative to this genomic sequence to represent the inferred CDS: inserted 1 base in 1 codon; deleted 1 base in 1 codon): MTEKSDLPMADYNQPKLLYCSNGGQFLRILPDGKVDGTRDRNDNHIQLLLSTEYFGAVYIKGIGSGLYLAMDVNGRLHGSQLPTAECVFLEKLEENNYNTYKSKMHADKNWYVALKKNGNSKXGPKTNFGQNAILFLPLPVSPD; encoded by the exons ATGACAGAAAAATCTGACCTGCCAATGGCAGATTACAATCAGCCCAAGCTTCTTTATTGCAGCAATGGGGGTCAGTTCCTGAGGATCCTTCCGGATGGCAAAGTCGATGGCACAAGGGATAGGAATGACAACCACA TTCAGTTACTGCTCAGCACAGAATATTTTGGGGCGGTGTACATAAAGGGCATCGGATCTGGATTGTACTTG GCTATGGATGTCAATGGACGCTTACATGGCTCG CAGTTGCCAACAGCAGAGTGTGTGTTCCTGGAAAAATTGGAAGAAAACAATTACAATACTTACAAGTCAAAGATGCATGCAGATAAGAACTGGTACGTTGCCTTGAAGAAGAATGGAAACAGCA TTGGACCGAAGACTAATTTTGGCCAGAATgcaattcttttccttcctctgccAGTGTCACCTGATTAG